Proteins encoded within one genomic window of Saccharopolyspora pogona:
- a CDS encoding glycosyltransferase family 4 protein, producing MNGPEPQGSGTADPSPSAAGSRTMNVVVDARWTRTDQHDGISRYGASLIEALHHLHPVTMLIHDERQLRLLPSGVPHVKVNSPFSPRELWLSRTLNRLGADVVFSPLQVIGGFRRDYRLVLTLHDLIYYRHPQPPGFLPRPVRAAWRLYHKAFWPQRVMLNRADAVVTVSETTRKLIAEHRLTRRPVTVVHNAPSPPPEDDVLEGVETGAAQEQPGGPRELVYMGSFMPYKNVEALIAGMALLPGYRLHLVSRVAPAREVELRGQLPPDVDVVFWRGISECDYQALLGRASALVTASRDEGFGLPIIEAMNAGTPVVCSDLEIFQEVTGGHARFFDPGSSKDFATAVRAVEDFRTRADLVAAARGQAAKFTWANSAERLLELMRDLVR from the coding sequence ATGAACGGCCCGGAGCCGCAAGGGAGCGGTACCGCCGACCCGAGTCCGAGTGCGGCCGGGTCGAGGACGATGAACGTCGTCGTCGATGCGCGCTGGACGCGGACCGATCAGCACGACGGGATCAGCCGCTACGGCGCGAGCTTGATCGAGGCATTGCACCACCTCCATCCGGTGACGATGTTGATCCATGACGAGCGGCAGCTGCGGCTGCTGCCGTCCGGTGTTCCGCACGTGAAGGTCAACAGCCCGTTCTCGCCGCGGGAGCTGTGGCTGTCGCGCACCCTGAACCGGCTCGGTGCGGACGTCGTGTTCAGCCCGCTGCAGGTGATCGGCGGGTTCCGGCGCGACTACCGGCTCGTCCTCACGCTGCACGACCTGATCTACTACCGGCATCCGCAGCCGCCGGGGTTCCTCCCGCGGCCGGTGCGCGCCGCCTGGCGGCTCTACCACAAGGCGTTCTGGCCGCAGCGGGTGATGCTCAACCGGGCTGACGCGGTGGTCACGGTCAGCGAGACGACCAGGAAGCTGATCGCGGAGCACCGGCTCACCCGGCGCCCGGTGACGGTCGTCCACAATGCACCGTCCCCGCCGCCGGAGGACGACGTGCTCGAGGGGGTCGAAACCGGTGCGGCTCAAGAACAACCGGGTGGGCCGCGGGAACTCGTGTACATGGGTTCGTTCATGCCGTACAAGAACGTGGAAGCGTTGATCGCAGGCATGGCTCTCCTTCCTGGGTATCGCCTGCACCTGGTCAGTCGAGTCGCGCCGGCGCGCGAAGTGGAATTGCGCGGACAGCTACCTCCCGATGTCGATGTCGTTTTCTGGCGGGGAATCAGTGAATGCGATTACCAGGCGCTGCTGGGGAGGGCGAGCGCGCTGGTCACCGCTTCTCGGGACGAGGGTTTCGGGCTGCCGATCATCGAGGCGATGAACGCGGGGACGCCGGTGGTCTGCAGCGATCTGGAGATCTTCCAAGAGGTGACCGGGGGACACGCGAGGTTCTTCGATCCGGGGTCGTCGAAGGACTTCGCCACCGCGGTGCGCGCCGTGGAGGATTTCCGTACGCGTGCGGACCTGGTCGCCGCGGCTCGTGGTCAGGCGGCGAAATTCACCTGGGCCAACTCCGCCGAGCGCCTGCTTGAGCTGATGCGGGACCTGGTCCGCTGA
- a CDS encoding alpha/beta fold hydrolase — translation MTTPELHPAERVEHIGGAELHYWIYREHLTETSDLVTAAGPAVTQVGSVVPIDPVEPADTVLMVHGLRGTHHGLELVAAGLPDQRVVIPDLPGFGDSGPMSGRRHDVAGYAQVITELIERLGGRTRPIALLGHSFGSIVAAQVAATSPELVRRLVLINPIATPALRGPRVVLSGLTSAYYTLGKRLPLRAGHSLLSNRWVVLAASRAMTRTKDKQLRGFIDANHLRYFSRFHSPALLSETFEASVTHTVADHVDALRMPTLLIAGESDEIAPLEGQRALAGRLADAELVVIPNVGHLMHYETPGPAAEAIRHFLGAP, via the coding sequence ATGACCACCCCGGAACTCCACCCCGCGGAGCGGGTGGAGCACATCGGCGGCGCCGAGCTGCACTACTGGATCTACCGCGAGCACCTCACCGAGACCAGCGACCTGGTCACCGCGGCGGGCCCCGCAGTCACCCAGGTCGGTTCGGTCGTCCCGATCGACCCGGTCGAACCTGCCGACACGGTGCTGATGGTGCACGGCCTGCGCGGTACCCACCACGGTCTCGAGCTCGTCGCGGCTGGCCTGCCGGACCAGCGCGTCGTGATCCCGGACCTGCCCGGGTTCGGGGACTCCGGGCCGATGAGCGGGCGGCGGCACGACGTCGCCGGCTACGCGCAGGTCATCACCGAGCTCATCGAGCGGCTCGGCGGCCGAACCCGGCCGATCGCGCTGCTCGGGCACTCCTTCGGCTCGATCGTGGCCGCCCAGGTCGCCGCCACGTCGCCCGAACTCGTGCGACGCCTGGTGCTGATCAACCCGATCGCGACTCCGGCGCTGCGCGGACCGCGCGTGGTGCTGTCCGGGCTCACGTCCGCCTACTACACGCTGGGCAAGCGGTTGCCGTTGCGGGCCGGGCATTCGCTACTGAGCAACAGGTGGGTGGTGCTGGCGGCGAGCCGGGCGATGACGCGGACGAAAGACAAGCAGCTTCGCGGGTTCATCGACGCCAACCACCTGCGGTACTTCAGCCGCTTCCACAGCCCCGCCCTGCTCAGCGAGACCTTCGAGGCTTCGGTGACGCACACCGTGGCCGACCACGTCGACGCGCTCCGGATGCCGACCCTGCTGATCGCGGGGGAGTCGGACGAGATCGCGCCCCTGGAGGGCCAGCGCGCGCTGGCGGGTCGGCTCGCCGACGCCGAACTCGTGGTGATCCCGAACGTCGGCCACCTGATGCACTACGAGACGCCGGGGCCGGCGGCCGAAGCGATCCGACACTTCCTCGGAGCGCCATGA
- a CDS encoding peptidase inhibitor family I36 protein — translation MSKFACAAPLCVGTRSSSWRRTGRTGVWRIFVPALFALAAISVGSGGAYAAPPEKPCAAGTFCSYPEEEYAGQVHEVGLQTTTLEQCVQLRQDVEVRSFVNNTGHPVTVYQDPYCDSGAEFATYPTGSQTPRATYVARAIKIWSH, via the coding sequence ATGTCCAAGTTCGCTTGCGCCGCGCCGTTGTGCGTCGGCACCCGGTCGTCCTCCTGGCGTCGGACCGGGCGGACCGGCGTCTGGCGCATATTCGTCCCCGCGCTGTTCGCCCTCGCCGCGATCTCCGTCGGTTCCGGAGGCGCGTACGCTGCACCGCCGGAAAAGCCGTGCGCAGCAGGAACTTTCTGCAGCTACCCGGAGGAGGAGTACGCCGGGCAGGTGCACGAGGTCGGCCTCCAGACGACCACGTTGGAGCAGTGCGTCCAGCTCCGGCAAGACGTGGAGGTGCGGTCCTTCGTGAACAACACCGGTCATCCGGTGACGGTCTACCAGGACCCCTACTGCGACAGCGGTGCGGAATTCGCCACGTACCCAACGGGTTCCCAAACACCGCGGGCGACATACGTCGCCCGGGCGATCAAGATCTGGTCGCACTGA